One genomic segment of Mesoterricola silvestris includes these proteins:
- a CDS encoding DEAD/DEAH box helicase codes for MPLNPITVVDQVLEEYRSYLSTEFQARDPQLRASLEAALNEAGFLAQEPFFQAHRAFRSGEKWRDLGLDAKLAQVMEERSGSPTAYLHQSESLIHLLGSEAGPLVVTTGTGSGKTECFLLPVIQNAIEDSARFNQSGLTAILVYPMNALANDQEERIRQYLEESGHTHVKVARYDRSTKDEERQKLRQHPPHILLTNYMMLEYLLVRPADRDALFANHRCRFVVLDEVHTYRGSLGANIALLFRRLLAHLRKARQDWAADDRSDRRRFPEVLPVATSATIKSVDETGRTAEEVQRLRDEAVREFLGKLTGIPEARFKVVGEQICDLLTPLEAQWPAAPAAELTLRLEDETGQRAILAQLAGRPADEPLAQLAREAGILWFLNSMLARRPMSVTQIVERVKAEVPERASTDPEVIRREVCAALLVGAALPDGMPGALRLRVHRFIRGGWQFTRCVDPACGRLYPMGEEQCTCGRAAAPLYLCRSCGADTLRFKTGPAGPESELLQPNADRQPDDEWMLYDRRRLEADEDEGLVGVEQQMRNRPVMQGSFDPATRAYSSDENLYPMRVALAPARNRCLVCGGTAGARNVITPVSLGTSAAVRVISEGLLEGLAVQNQDRPGHDGKERLLIFSDSRQDAAHQARFITYSGRYDRMRRRIVQVLKQRPNQQATLEEMLTQLMALGVQRGDNPNCDGYTNANYLPANVQAKVRAWEEAPLLDDLAISTGYRASLFNLGLVGVRYDRLESYVHEQGEELARSLGISTHQLLFLCRCLLEEMRKRSALSRPMICYHPQNPSCPEEFKGAADWERRIKSPAGFACEANGAPIGWLESNAVEDGITLSNIWRRPRAGGRGPSLERQYRHLLNRMGGVEPSADGLLSVLSFLAAPNGPRPLRANPLHGFRRTQSLLQVNADAVILEVVAPEDRYRCSICNVRMPWVVDGSPCPKCQGALQPWSEAEVNSNRYVQRILNPDILPLVAGEHTAQVTGDDRIELEDRFKAPPPSVPVAEGDTLRSTINVLACSPTLEMGIDVGGLDAVVMRNIPPRPDNYAQRGGRAGRRTRVGIVLGYARSTPHDGYFFDKPAEMIAGEVPAPGVGLGNRDVVLRHLHAMAFGSADPGLSGRMGDYINLQGQIDQAKVDALIASLRAQFPHAISLALDAWGEDVLVGAELATRESLEQVLEALPAKVQDLFDRTSLQIRTLQEDVSRWNELGGHAYRAVHARDLQERLLGIPSRRNGQEADDRSSGHPMRRFAEFGILPGYEFPTEPCTLRLLGDDHEEDPLSVARRFGIAQFQPDALVHARGHRWKVVGLDLSSPWNPKSQDPDWVYVRCRRCGLRFDHQTPACPRCGDDDPVDGGRGGYPGHAFGGFLAIRQDTPVLEEEDRFSIASLVTCHPQRDGRVMSRYRLVSGWIAELRFSETVRWVNEWKPPSASDRATGKPLLHEAARGFYLCPSCGRNLTVPDAQNNNGARRRPRRGEDRDPFEHARGCQLAGQPPMPRAITTAVPATTLRITVLLPRQFEEPEYKRWGLSLGYALRTGLRQLYLLDGPEIEFELEPMWDERDEGGVRRLGALTFIDPAVGGSGFLDRCADDLHLIAGRAIEHLDHPRCETACYRCLKSYANQRHHMHLSWPHIMPDLEALASEAPTRLSPELGDANDPRPWLEAYDSGVGSPLELKFLRLFQQHGLDVEKQVPVAPDSVGAPISSADFRVKDSKILIYVDGAAFHTGNRLRRDRAIRERLQKGAIGWIIVELRAVDLGRGEALVEDLLGMVKNDSGR; via the coding sequence ATGCCGCTGAACCCCATCACCGTCGTTGACCAAGTGCTTGAGGAGTACCGCAGCTATCTCTCCACCGAGTTCCAGGCCAGGGACCCCCAGCTCCGTGCCTCCCTTGAAGCCGCCCTGAACGAGGCGGGCTTCTTGGCCCAGGAGCCCTTCTTCCAGGCCCACCGCGCCTTCCGCTCCGGAGAGAAGTGGCGGGATCTGGGGCTGGACGCCAAGCTGGCCCAAGTCATGGAGGAGCGCAGCGGCAGCCCCACGGCCTACCTGCATCAGAGTGAGTCACTCATCCACCTGCTGGGGTCGGAAGCCGGCCCCCTGGTGGTCACCACGGGCACAGGCTCCGGCAAGACTGAGTGCTTTCTCCTGCCGGTCATCCAAAACGCCATCGAGGACTCCGCTCGGTTCAATCAGTCCGGGCTTACCGCCATCCTGGTCTACCCTATGAACGCGCTCGCCAACGATCAGGAGGAGCGCATCAGGCAGTATCTGGAGGAGTCGGGACACACCCATGTGAAGGTGGCCCGCTACGACCGGTCGACCAAGGACGAAGAGCGACAAAAGCTGCGGCAGCACCCTCCCCACATCCTGCTGACCAACTACATGATGCTGGAGTACTTGCTGGTTCGGCCCGCCGACCGAGACGCGCTCTTCGCCAACCACCGCTGCCGCTTCGTGGTGCTTGACGAGGTACACACCTACCGGGGCAGCCTGGGCGCCAACATAGCGCTGCTCTTCCGTCGCCTTCTGGCTCACCTTCGCAAGGCCCGTCAAGATTGGGCGGCCGACGATCGCAGCGATCGGCGCCGGTTCCCCGAAGTACTCCCGGTGGCCACATCCGCCACCATCAAGAGTGTTGACGAGACCGGCCGTACGGCGGAAGAAGTGCAGCGCCTGCGCGACGAGGCCGTACGCGAATTCCTCGGGAAACTAACTGGGATTCCGGAAGCCCGGTTTAAGGTGGTCGGTGAGCAGATCTGCGACCTCCTGACCCCCCTGGAGGCTCAGTGGCCGGCCGCGCCAGCCGCTGAACTCACCCTCCGCCTGGAGGACGAGACCGGGCAACGTGCCATTTTGGCCCAGCTTGCCGGGCGCCCCGCAGATGAACCCCTTGCCCAGCTTGCACGGGAGGCCGGAATTTTGTGGTTCCTGAACAGCATGCTGGCCCGCAGGCCCATGTCGGTGACCCAGATCGTGGAGCGCGTCAAGGCCGAGGTGCCAGAGCGCGCCTCCACGGATCCAGAGGTCATTCGACGGGAAGTCTGCGCGGCCCTTCTGGTGGGAGCCGCCCTACCGGATGGCATGCCCGGGGCTCTTCGCTTGCGCGTTCACCGCTTCATTCGCGGCGGCTGGCAGTTTACTCGATGCGTTGATCCTGCCTGCGGACGCCTCTATCCCATGGGCGAGGAGCAGTGTACATGCGGCCGGGCCGCCGCACCCCTTTACCTCTGCCGCTCCTGTGGCGCAGATACCCTGCGTTTCAAGACTGGGCCAGCAGGCCCTGAATCTGAATTGCTTCAACCGAATGCGGATCGCCAGCCCGACGACGAATGGATGCTCTACGACCGCAGGCGCTTGGAGGCCGACGAAGACGAGGGACTGGTTGGCGTCGAGCAGCAGATGCGGAATCGTCCGGTCATGCAGGGCAGCTTCGACCCGGCCACACGGGCTTATTCATCCGATGAAAACCTCTACCCCATGCGTGTCGCCCTTGCGCCCGCCAGGAATCGTTGCCTGGTCTGTGGAGGTACCGCCGGGGCCCGCAACGTCATCACCCCGGTCTCACTGGGCACCTCCGCCGCCGTGCGCGTGATCTCCGAGGGGCTGCTGGAAGGGCTCGCCGTCCAAAACCAGGACCGCCCGGGCCATGACGGGAAGGAGCGCCTGCTCATCTTCTCAGATAGCCGCCAGGACGCGGCCCACCAAGCCCGCTTCATCACCTATTCGGGCCGCTACGACCGCATGAGACGGCGCATCGTGCAGGTCCTGAAACAGCGTCCCAACCAGCAGGCCACCCTGGAAGAGATGCTGACCCAGCTCATGGCCCTGGGCGTGCAGCGTGGCGACAACCCGAATTGTGATGGCTACACCAACGCCAACTACCTTCCGGCCAATGTTCAGGCGAAGGTCAGGGCCTGGGAAGAGGCGCCCCTGCTGGACGATCTCGCAATCAGCACCGGCTACCGAGCCTCGCTGTTCAATCTCGGCCTGGTTGGCGTGCGCTATGACCGCCTGGAGTCTTACGTCCACGAGCAGGGGGAGGAACTCGCCCGCTCGCTGGGCATTTCCACGCACCAACTCCTGTTCCTTTGCCGGTGTCTCCTTGAGGAGATGCGAAAACGCTCTGCACTATCGCGTCCCATGATCTGCTATCACCCCCAGAACCCCAGTTGCCCCGAGGAGTTCAAGGGAGCGGCTGATTGGGAACGTCGTATTAAGAGCCCCGCAGGGTTTGCCTGTGAGGCCAACGGCGCACCCATCGGGTGGTTGGAAAGCAACGCGGTTGAGGACGGTATCACGCTCTCCAATATCTGGCGACGACCCAGGGCCGGTGGACGCGGGCCGAGCCTCGAACGGCAGTATCGTCATCTCCTGAACCGCATGGGTGGGGTCGAGCCGTCCGCTGATGGGCTATTGAGCGTGTTGTCCTTCCTGGCGGCTCCCAACGGACCGCGACCACTCAGGGCCAATCCCCTGCACGGCTTCAGGCGCACGCAGAGTCTGCTTCAGGTGAACGCGGATGCCGTCATCCTGGAAGTGGTCGCCCCTGAGGACCGGTATCGGTGCTCGATCTGCAATGTGCGGATGCCCTGGGTGGTGGATGGCAGCCCCTGTCCGAAGTGTCAGGGCGCCCTGCAGCCGTGGTCTGAGGCGGAGGTCAATAGCAATCGCTACGTCCAGCGGATCCTCAACCCGGACATACTACCCCTAGTGGCTGGAGAGCATACGGCACAGGTCACGGGGGACGATCGCATCGAACTGGAAGACCGATTCAAGGCCCCACCTCCCAGCGTCCCTGTGGCGGAAGGCGACACCCTCCGTTCCACTATCAATGTTCTGGCCTGTTCTCCGACCCTGGAAATGGGCATCGACGTTGGCGGCCTAGATGCCGTCGTGATGAGGAACATCCCGCCCCGCCCAGACAACTACGCCCAGCGTGGTGGTCGGGCCGGGCGACGCACACGCGTCGGCATCGTGCTGGGGTATGCGCGCAGCACCCCCCACGATGGGTATTTCTTTGACAAACCCGCCGAGATGATCGCGGGGGAGGTTCCAGCCCCTGGCGTGGGTTTGGGAAACCGCGACGTGGTGCTCCGCCACCTGCATGCCATGGCCTTCGGCTCCGCGGATCCCGGCCTCTCGGGCCGGATGGGGGATTACATCAACCTCCAGGGCCAGATTGACCAGGCCAAGGTGGATGCTTTGATTGCATCGCTTCGGGCACAATTCCCCCACGCCATTAGCCTCGCACTGGATGCCTGGGGAGAAGACGTTCTGGTCGGAGCGGAACTCGCCACCCGTGAGTCCTTGGAGCAGGTTTTGGAAGCCTTGCCTGCCAAGGTCCAGGACCTGTTTGATCGAACTTCGCTCCAGATTCGGACGCTCCAGGAGGATGTGAGCCGGTGGAACGAACTGGGCGGCCATGCCTATCGTGCGGTTCATGCGCGGGATCTTCAGGAACGCCTGCTTGGGATTCCTTCCCGGAGAAACGGGCAGGAGGCGGATGACCGCAGCAGTGGGCATCCGATGAGGAGGTTCGCCGAGTTCGGCATCCTCCCGGGCTATGAGTTCCCCACCGAGCCCTGCACCCTCCGTCTTCTGGGCGACGACCACGAAGAAGACCCCCTTTCCGTGGCCCGGCGGTTTGGCATCGCCCAATTCCAGCCAGATGCCTTGGTCCATGCCCGAGGCCACCGCTGGAAGGTGGTTGGGCTGGATCTGTCCTCCCCATGGAACCCCAAGTCCCAGGACCCGGATTGGGTCTATGTCCGCTGCCGCCGGTGCGGTCTGCGCTTCGATCATCAGACTCCGGCATGCCCCCGCTGCGGCGATGACGACCCGGTGGATGGCGGGCGAGGCGGGTACCCCGGCCATGCCTTCGGTGGATTCCTGGCGATCCGCCAGGACACGCCTGTCCTGGAAGAAGAGGATCGGTTCTCCATTGCTTCGCTCGTGACCTGCCACCCACAGCGTGATGGCCGCGTAATGTCCAGGTATCGCCTGGTGTCGGGTTGGATTGCCGAGCTTCGCTTCTCGGAGACCGTCAGGTGGGTCAACGAATGGAAGCCCCCTTCGGCGTCCGATCGGGCCACAGGGAAGCCCCTGTTGCATGAGGCCGCTCGAGGGTTCTATCTCTGCCCAAGCTGTGGAAGGAACCTCACGGTTCCGGATGCCCAGAACAACAACGGCGCCCGAAGACGTCCCAGGCGCGGGGAGGATCGAGATCCATTCGAGCACGCCAGAGGCTGCCAGTTGGCGGGACAACCGCCAATGCCCCGCGCGATCACCACCGCGGTTCCCGCGACCACACTGCGTATCACGGTCCTGCTCCCCCGACAGTTTGAAGAACCCGAATACAAGCGCTGGGGCCTGTCCCTGGGGTATGCCCTTCGAACCGGCCTCCGGCAGCTTTACCTGCTCGACGGCCCGGAAATCGAGTTCGAACTGGAACCCATGTGGGACGAACGGGATGAGGGCGGAGTCCGGAGGCTCGGGGCGCTTACCTTCATCGACCCCGCCGTGGGTGGCAGCGGCTTCCTGGATCGATGCGCGGATGACCTCCACCTGATCGCCGGCAGGGCCATCGAGCACCTGGATCACCCCCGCTGCGAGACAGCCTGTTACCGATGTCTGAAGTCCTACGCCAACCAGCGGCACCACATGCATCTATCTTGGCCGCACATCATGCCGGACCTCGAGGCTCTGGCCTCAGAGGCTCCCACGCGTCTTTCTCCTGAACTTGGGGACGCCAATGATCCCCGTCCATGGTTAGAAGCCTACGATTCGGGCGTTGGTTCCCCGCTCGAGCTGAAGTTCCTCCGGCTCTTCCAACAACATGGCCTGGATGTAGAGAAGCAAGTCCCTGTTGCCCCCGATAGCGTAGGCGCACCAATAAGCTCGGCGGACTTTCGGGTGAAGGACTCTAAAATTCTGATCTACGTTGATGGTGCCGCTTTCCATACCGGGAATAGGCTTCGCCGGGATCGAGCCATTCGGGAACGGCTTCAGAAAGGGGCTATCGGCTGGATTATCGTCGAACTTCGGGCGGTAGATTTAGGAAGAGGGGAGGCCCTTGTCGAGGACCTTCTTGGGATGGTGAAAAACGATTCCGGCCGTTAG
- a CDS encoding Eco57I restriction-modification methylase domain-containing protein, with product MALSLRDCTFFGPALPEPFVLNNLEGKLNDLRLLPRNVGDEGRALQQAWEVFRRKLRDLGEHGGDRRVFSHVLEPLASQLGYVTLVPQGSVITREGAEDGGSLFLTPEGKKLRVWAAALGTDLDAPNRRGRAYRFSASRVAQRVLLASGERAGLLTDGEELRLLICDPARPDSHIAVDLGRSGGWRSARNVPDSYRLIRAMASPGGVAALPDLADAARLAQSQVTKKLRLQARAAIEGFLQEVLDHPANQSALREAGTSEGLARQLWREGLILVYRLLFVFKLESSADPARAFSFAATSLWRRTYSPNTALADIVRKVMDDGADSGEFLEGALRTLWRMFAEGMSSSELEIKALGGMLFGEGATPLLDRLGWGERAVARLLDSLLWTPVEGRAERERVHYGALDVEDLGRVYEALLELEPGISTEPMCRLRRAKLEVVVPAAQGAPYRASAASGGTVGETDEDEGGEDDGGGEDAEEAEALRRRASAGGTQVIFIEDISAKCFFLRVGLGRKATGSYYTPHPFVRFLVQETLGPQLLERSPKEDPQPGRILELKVIDPAMGSGHFLVEACRYLGEALYEACRLCDELAVQAEEQTEKVKDSEQAALLARAAELRKRVEGLPDPEDELVAYLPSRVPEGEDSGLSQKKAEALCRRLVAVHCLYGVDKNPLAVELAKLSLWLESYAEGLPLTFMDHRLLCGDSLTGPFFEHLLTYPGSGNKLDDLYTQGLTEQLRATLASAVTHVRDLEASVGKDAADLEQKRVAKEKLDAALKPMKLLAAAWSGGVMLGEACDDAAYLALASAIANSGATEGVMALQPRLREMVLTGSEGVPFEFAFPEVFHLGDGLRRGFDAVLGNPPWDAIQFKSKEFLASFDLSIMEAPTKSERTVIERRLLANVSIATTFFAGQEKFEQSKRSNDKLFKFQKIIIDGDLAGRQLDAFRVFMERNAQLLKDNGMTGVVVPSAFHGSAGATGVRQLYIEKMELRSCFSFENKKKLFDIHSSFKFAAVVARNMHLNIYNFECGFYWHELQRLFQDLDRLLYTPEFLQKTGGEYLNFPELRSKEDVRVARGIYEGCLNTFKKFIESGLSFRMTELHLSHDAHLFRTSSGVTKYEPRSYEGTKEVVRHGLFLVFEGKFFEQYDISWGQRLRYLVSIDDLKDKPNYIQAGRYYRLAYREVASSTNERTVISAMLPPGSMTGHTAPVDEKPWARTSVMALSSLAIMNSFCFDWLIRFRASGHVTKFLLLSTPLPLLQNNARILLAHSALRLSCAHAGFYSLWLEQVDEVWRETKPMHMWPVMETEEARWEVRAAIDAVVAEAYGLDRDQYAHVLSAFSHRSYQKAPELCLAAFDELKALGLEAFTKKHDPYWDIPLNEGLPQPVIDLPISDQDTSATEDFGPMFASLQGKSAPIPSSRPAPLQMLPRRPRTENDQVYETLKTLLQERGRISSGEAQEATGLDAASLRPFLRRLVDEGLAETEGERRGMRYRRRGED from the coding sequence ATGGCACTCAGCCTTCGCGATTGCACCTTCTTCGGACCGGCCCTCCCCGAGCCCTTCGTCCTCAACAACCTGGAAGGGAAGCTTAACGACCTCCGCCTCCTCCCCCGCAATGTGGGCGACGAGGGGCGCGCCCTCCAGCAGGCCTGGGAGGTGTTCCGCCGGAAGCTGCGCGACCTGGGTGAGCACGGCGGGGACCGGCGCGTATTCAGTCATGTGCTGGAGCCCCTGGCTTCCCAACTCGGCTACGTCACCCTCGTGCCCCAGGGGTCGGTGATAACCCGCGAAGGCGCTGAGGATGGCGGGAGCCTGTTCCTGACACCTGAGGGCAAGAAGTTGCGGGTCTGGGCCGCTGCCCTGGGCACGGACCTGGATGCACCGAACCGCCGGGGGCGGGCGTACCGCTTCAGTGCGTCACGGGTCGCTCAGCGGGTGCTCCTTGCCAGTGGTGAGCGGGCAGGCCTGCTCACGGATGGTGAGGAACTGCGTCTCCTGATTTGCGACCCAGCGCGTCCCGACAGCCACATCGCCGTGGATCTTGGGCGCTCGGGCGGGTGGCGCTCTGCCCGGAATGTTCCCGATTCCTACAGGCTCATCCGTGCCATGGCCTCGCCCGGCGGCGTGGCCGCCCTGCCAGACCTAGCCGATGCCGCACGATTGGCCCAGAGCCAAGTCACCAAGAAACTGCGGCTCCAAGCGCGAGCGGCCATCGAGGGTTTCCTCCAGGAAGTCCTCGATCATCCGGCGAACCAGAGTGCCCTCCGCGAGGCGGGCACTTCCGAGGGCTTGGCCCGCCAGCTCTGGCGCGAGGGCTTGATCCTGGTTTATCGGCTTCTATTCGTGTTCAAGCTGGAATCCTCGGCGGATCCGGCGCGGGCCTTCAGCTTCGCCGCCACGAGCCTCTGGCGGCGCACTTATTCCCCCAATACCGCACTGGCGGACATCGTCCGGAAGGTCATGGATGATGGCGCCGACAGCGGCGAATTCCTGGAAGGGGCGCTTCGCACCCTGTGGCGGATGTTCGCCGAGGGTATGAGTTCCAGCGAACTGGAGATCAAGGCTCTGGGCGGTATGCTTTTCGGCGAGGGCGCCACTCCGCTCCTGGACCGACTGGGGTGGGGCGAACGGGCCGTGGCCCGCCTCCTGGACTCCCTGCTGTGGACGCCGGTGGAGGGTCGGGCTGAGCGGGAGCGCGTGCACTACGGCGCGCTGGACGTGGAAGACCTGGGCCGCGTCTACGAGGCCCTGCTAGAACTGGAGCCCGGAATCTCCACCGAGCCCATGTGCCGCCTGCGTCGGGCCAAACTGGAGGTGGTCGTGCCCGCCGCCCAGGGCGCTCCCTACCGCGCCAGCGCCGCAAGTGGGGGTACCGTCGGGGAGACCGACGAGGACGAGGGCGGCGAGGATGACGGTGGGGGCGAGGATGCCGAGGAGGCTGAGGCTCTCCGTCGCCGCGCTTCCGCTGGAGGGACCCAGGTAATCTTCATCGAGGATATTTCCGCGAAATGTTTCTTCTTGCGGGTAGGTCTGGGCCGCAAGGCCACTGGCAGTTACTACACCCCGCACCCGTTCGTCAGATTCTTGGTTCAGGAAACCCTGGGACCCCAGCTTCTGGAGCGTAGCCCCAAGGAGGACCCTCAGCCGGGGAGGATCCTGGAGTTGAAGGTCATCGACCCCGCCATGGGTAGCGGCCACTTCCTGGTGGAGGCATGCCGCTACCTGGGCGAGGCCCTGTACGAAGCCTGTCGCCTCTGCGACGAACTGGCAGTGCAGGCGGAGGAACAGACCGAGAAGGTGAAGGATTCGGAGCAAGCGGCCCTCCTGGCCCGTGCGGCGGAACTGCGCAAGCGGGTGGAAGGCCTGCCCGATCCCGAGGACGAATTGGTGGCCTACCTGCCCAGCCGCGTGCCAGAGGGCGAGGACAGCGGCCTGTCACAGAAGAAGGCCGAGGCCCTCTGCCGTCGCCTGGTGGCCGTGCATTGCTTATACGGCGTGGACAAGAACCCCCTCGCGGTTGAACTGGCCAAGCTCTCCCTGTGGTTAGAGAGCTACGCCGAAGGCCTGCCCCTCACCTTCATGGACCACCGCCTGCTGTGCGGAGATTCCCTCACCGGGCCCTTCTTCGAGCACCTGCTTACCTATCCGGGGAGCGGGAACAAGCTTGACGATCTCTACACTCAGGGCCTCACGGAGCAGCTCCGGGCCACTCTCGCCAGCGCCGTTACCCATGTGCGCGACCTGGAAGCCAGCGTTGGCAAGGACGCGGCGGACCTGGAGCAGAAGCGGGTGGCCAAGGAGAAGCTGGATGCCGCCCTTAAGCCTATGAAGCTGCTGGCCGCTGCGTGGAGTGGGGGGGTGATGCTGGGCGAGGCCTGTGATGACGCGGCCTACCTCGCGTTAGCCTCGGCCATTGCAAACTCCGGAGCCACTGAGGGTGTGATGGCTCTGCAGCCTCGGTTGCGAGAGATGGTATTGACGGGCAGCGAAGGGGTGCCGTTTGAATTCGCATTCCCCGAGGTTTTCCATTTGGGCGACGGTTTGCGTCGCGGGTTCGACGCAGTCCTTGGGAACCCGCCTTGGGACGCAATCCAATTTAAGTCGAAAGAATTTTTGGCATCCTTCGACTTATCAATCATGGAAGCTCCCACCAAGAGTGAGAGAACTGTTATAGAGAGACGGCTGCTCGCAAATGTTTCAATAGCAACAACTTTCTTTGCTGGGCAGGAGAAATTCGAACAAAGTAAAAGATCCAATGACAAATTGTTTAAATTTCAAAAAATTATAATCGATGGGGACCTTGCTGGGCGACAATTGGACGCTTTTCGTGTTTTTATGGAACGCAATGCTCAATTGTTGAAAGACAATGGAATGACGGGAGTTGTGGTTCCTTCAGCTTTTCATGGAAGTGCTGGTGCTACAGGTGTTCGCCAGCTGTACATCGAAAAAATGGAACTGCGTAGCTGTTTTTCATTTGAAAATAAGAAAAAGCTGTTTGATATCCATTCTAGCTTTAAATTTGCTGCTGTTGTTGCAAGGAATATGCATTTAAATATTTATAATTTTGAATGTGGATTTTATTGGCACGAACTTCAACGATTGTTTCAAGATTTGGATAGATTATTGTATACACCCGAATTTTTACAAAAGACCGGTGGAGAGTACCTGAATTTCCCAGAGCTTCGTTCTAAAGAAGATGTTCGGGTGGCAAGGGGAATATATGAAGGCTGTTTAAATACTTTTAAAAAGTTTATTGAAAGCGGCCTTTCATTTCGCATGACTGAATTGCACCTAAGCCATGACGCTCATTTGTTTAGAACGTCATCTGGTGTAACAAAATATGAGCCGCGTTCATACGAAGGCACAAAGGAAGTTGTTCGCCATGGTTTATTTCTTGTATTTGAAGGTAAATTTTTTGAACAATATGACATTTCGTGGGGTCAAAGACTACGGTACCTTGTTTCAATTGATGATCTTAAAGATAAGCCAAATTATATACAGGCTGGGAGATACTATCGTCTTGCCTATAGAGAAGTTGCAAGTTCAACAAATGAAAGAACTGTTATTTCTGCAATGCTACCGCCAGGTAGCATGACAGGGCATACAGCACCTGTAGATGAAAAACCATGGGCAAGAACATCAGTAATGGCTCTAAGCTCACTTGCAATTATGAATTCCTTTTGTTTTGATTGGCTTATACGCTTTAGAGCTTCAGGTCATGTTACTAAATTTTTACTATTATCCACTCCTCTGCCACTATTACAAAATAATGCGCGTATTTTACTTGCTCATTCCGCACTAAGGCTCTCCTGTGCTCATGCAGGCTTTTATTCGCTTTGGTTAGAACAGGTGGATGAGGTTTGGCGCGAGACCAAACCCATGCACATGTGGCCAGTTATGGAAACCGAAGAGGCCCGTTGGGAGGTGCGCGCCGCCATCGATGCTGTGGTGGCCGAGGCCTACGGCCTTGACCGCGATCAGTACGCCCATGTCCTCTCTGCCTTCAGCCACCGGAGCTACCAGAAAGCTCCGGAGCTTTGCCTCGCCGCCTTCGATGAGCTGAAGGCCTTGGGCCTGGAGGCATTTACCAAGAAGCACGACCCATACTGGGACATTCCTCTCAACGAAGGGCTGCCACAGCCGGTGATCGACTTGCCCATCTCCGACCAGGATACGTCGGCCACGGAGGACTTCGGCCCCATGTTTGCCAGCCTCCAGGGCAAATCAGCGCCCATTCCTTCCTCTAGGCCTGCTCCCCTCCAGATGCTGCCGCGCAGGCCCCGCACCGAGAACGATCAGGTCTACGAAACCCTCAAGACCCTGCTTCAGGAGCGGGGGCGTATCTCTTCCGGCGAGGCCCAAGAAGCCACGGGGCTGGACGCCGCCAGCCTCCGCCCCTTTCTTCGGCGCCTGGTGGACGAAGGCCTGGCCGAGACTGAAGGCGAGCGCCGGGGCATGCGTTACCGGCGGCGGGGCGAAGATTGA